A single Osmerus mordax isolate fOsmMor3 chromosome 7, fOsmMor3.pri, whole genome shotgun sequence DNA region contains:
- the plagl2 gene encoding zinc finger protein PLAGL2, whose protein sequence is MAAAAADAQRRHYTALITPDEEQRRAAASHASNAAAKLYGETALPRTERERERERERGREREKVREERGGGSGKECPVCGALIGCQEKLRLHLLCHRGEKLHPSQREKETEREREREERSGEKAFHCSQHHCSKSFSSKYKLLRHMATHSPQKTHQCSFCEKMFHRKDHLKNHLQTHDPNKEAFRCQDCGKHYNTKLGYKRHVAMHSATAGDLTCKVCLQSYESTPALLEHLKSHSGKSSGGAKEKKHPCDHCDRRFYTRKDVRRHMVVHTGRKDFLCQYCAQRFGRKDHLTRHVKKSHSQELLKIKTEPPDLLGLLGSGPIKEELSPMMCSMSSTKDPLMAKPFPGGTAFPMGMYNPHHLQPLPSPGGGHHPSLMPSSLSAAMGMGCHMDPPTSLHPHHHPHHPHHHHHHHHHHHHHHSPPLPAQGPQPLPPPPKYQLGSTSYLLDKPLKVEMESFLMDLQSGLPGAPSPGAHSADPLAAASPPKEGLEPSAGLPDDLCGDALLSKSPAVMSESLCAANMDFSHLLSFLPFNLPPYSAPMSAGGMVMGYTSSAASSSSSSSSSSSLHAAEAQLAAASGSASLTSLQLQPQELGGPAGGLGAAGGLGPLQPLPPVFSSSLSTTTLPRFHQAFQ, encoded by the exons ATGGCAGCAGCCGCAGCTGATGCCCAACGCCGCCATTATACCGCCCTGATCACGCCGGACGAAGAGCAGCGCAGAGCCGCCGCAAGCCACGCCTCCAACGCCGCCGCCAAACTGTACGGGGAAACCGCCCTGCcacggacggagagagagagagagcgagagagggagagggggagagagagggagaaagtgagggaagagagaggaggaggcagtggGAAGGAGTGTCCGGTGTGTggggctctgattggctgtcaggAGAAGCTCCGCCTTCACTTGCTCTGTCACCGCGGAGAGAAGCTCCACCcctctcagagagagaaagagacggagagagaaagggagagggaagagaggagtggagagaaggcGTTTCACTGCTCTCAGCATCACTGCTCCAAGTCCTTCAGCTCCAAATACAAGCTCCTAAG GCATATGGCCACACACTCCCCTCAGAAGACTCACCAGTGTTCGTTCTGCGAGAAGATGTTTCACCGCAAGGACCACCTGAAGAACCACCTCCAGACCCACGACCCAAACAAAGAGGCCTTCCGCTGCCAGGACTGTGGGAAGCACTACAACACCAAGCTGGGCTACAAACGCCATGTAGCCATGCACTCGGCCACAGCAGGGGACCTCACCTGCAAGGTGTGCCTGCAGAGCTACGAGAGCACGCCGGCGCTGCTGGAGCACCTGAAGAGCCATTCGGGGAAGTCGTCGGGCGGCGCCAAGGAGAAGAAGCACCCCTGCGACCACTGCGACCGCCGCTTCTACACGCGCAAGGACGTCCGCCGCCACATGGTGGTGCACACGGGCCGCAAGGACTTCCTGTGCCAGTACTGCGCCCAGCGCTTTGGCAGGAAGGACCACCTCACGAGACACGTGAAGAAGAGCCACTCCCAGGAGCTGCTGAAGATCAAGACGGAGCCGCCAGACCTGCTGGGGCTGCTGGGGTCTGGACCCATCAAGGAGGAGCTCAGCCCCATGATGTGCAGCATGAGCTCCACCAAGGACCCCCTCATGGCCAAGCCCTTCCCCGGTGGGACGGCCTTCCCCATGGGCATGTacaacccccaccacctccagcccctgcccagccctggaGGGGGGCACCACCCCTCCCTGATGCCCAGCTCCCTGTCTGCCGCTATGGGCATGGGCTGCCACATGGACCCCCCCacgtccctccacccccaccaccaccctcaccaccctcaccaccatcaccatcaccaccaccaccaccaccaccatcactccCCGCCCCTGCCCGCCCAAGggccccagcccctcccacccccccctaaGTACCAGCTGGGATCTACCTCATATCTGCTGGACAAGCCTCtcaaggtggagatggagagcttCCTCATGGATCTGCAGAGCGGCCTCCCCGGGGCCCCCTCGCCTGGGGCCCACTCTGCAGACCCCCTTGCTGCTGCTTCGCCCCCTAAGGAGGGGCTGGAGCCATCGGCCGGCCTGCCAGATGACCTGTGCGGGGACGCCCTTCTGTCCAAGAGCCCCGCCGTGATGTCCGAGTCTCTGTGTGCTGCTAACATGGACTTCTCCCACCTCCTCAGCTTCCTGCCCTTCAACCTGCCTCCCTACAGCGCCCCCATGAGCGCCGGAGGAATGGTGATGGGCTACACCTCGTCggcagcctcctcctcttcctcctcttcctcttcctcctccctgcatgCCGCCGAGGCCCAGCTGGCAGCAGCATCCGGCTCCGCCTCCCTTACCTCTCTGCAGCTGCAACCTCAGGAGCTTGGGGGCCCTgcagggggcctgggggccgcGGGGGGACTGGGGCCcctgcagcccctccctccagtcttCAGCTCCAGCCTCAGCACCACCACGCTGCCTCGCTTCCACCAAGCCTTCCAGTGA